From one Luteolibacter sp. SL250 genomic stretch:
- a CDS encoding VWA domain-containing protein — protein MTLAHPGWFFLLLLLPLMAVVAVIIALRGRGRWDRFAAPRLRGALIRRSGMLPRWLSLFFLLAGCAALIATLARPQGDVGTKVEKTKGRNILIALDLSRSMRVDDVSPDRLGQAKIVIYELLEKLPNDRIGLIGFAGTAHEYAPLTVDHKAVAETVGQIDETWAPVGGSDLTAALKLSIQILKKTGQKNNALVILSDGEENENEAQLNAMIQEAESSGVYIHTIGVGTPQGGYVPNPDSRMGQVEENGRPVVSKLQPDVMRKLAEETGGKFVVANGGTNIPAMVEAATRDLDSFEMKGRERRIVVEFFQWLLLPAILFLMISIISGTRWRGLRMALLLMGAFFIIQPEARANDATEAKKALEDRKYQKAKDGYHRLADDSKLEETKARYRIGEGVAAYRNGDYREARSAFSGAMMTDDPKVASSAHFGMGNTLFQLGWQGLADESYPAEPEDVPDLDRFETLVKERLAQMKDSDEESAGRSEDFIRMDSLMMNWADAVRHYDSASRLDATNKGAVQNRDTTMIYLRKLKELLDEGKKDADQSMPQQGQGQGQQQPGQGEGGEGQEGQGGKGEQDQPGGEGDEKEDRNGDGGDKEKEESKSKGAGDPNESAEEKARRLLSENSDLEKGPLSQGRVDQRPPKKDW, from the coding sequence ATGACGCTCGCCCATCCAGGTTGGTTCTTCCTGCTGCTGTTGCTCCCGCTGATGGCGGTGGTGGCGGTGATCATCGCGCTCCGCGGCAGAGGCCGCTGGGATCGGTTCGCCGCGCCCAGGCTGCGCGGGGCGCTCATCCGCAGGAGTGGCATGCTGCCCCGCTGGCTGTCACTGTTCTTCCTGCTGGCGGGTTGCGCCGCTTTGATCGCCACACTCGCCCGGCCCCAGGGGGATGTCGGGACAAAGGTCGAGAAAACGAAAGGCCGCAACATCCTCATCGCGCTCGACCTTTCCCGTAGCATGCGGGTGGATGACGTGAGCCCGGACCGGCTGGGACAGGCGAAGATCGTCATCTACGAGCTGCTGGAGAAGCTGCCGAACGACCGGATCGGTCTCATCGGATTCGCCGGAACGGCCCATGAATATGCACCGCTCACCGTCGATCACAAGGCGGTCGCGGAAACCGTCGGCCAGATCGACGAAACTTGGGCGCCCGTCGGCGGGTCCGACCTGACCGCCGCCCTCAAGCTTTCCATCCAGATTCTCAAAAAAACCGGCCAGAAGAACAACGCGCTGGTGATTCTGAGTGATGGCGAGGAGAATGAGAATGAGGCCCAACTCAATGCCATGATCCAGGAGGCGGAAAGCTCAGGAGTCTATATCCACACCATCGGCGTGGGAACGCCGCAGGGCGGCTATGTGCCGAACCCGGATTCGCGGATGGGGCAGGTGGAGGAAAACGGCCGCCCGGTGGTCAGCAAGCTCCAACCGGATGTGATGAGGAAGCTGGCGGAGGAGACCGGCGGAAAATTCGTGGTCGCCAATGGCGGGACGAACATCCCCGCCATGGTGGAAGCCGCCACCCGGGATCTGGACTCCTTTGAGATGAAAGGCCGGGAGCGCAGGATCGTGGTGGAGTTTTTCCAATGGCTGCTCCTGCCCGCCATCCTGTTCCTGATGATCTCCATCATCTCCGGCACACGCTGGCGTGGGCTGCGGATGGCCCTGCTGCTGATGGGTGCGTTTTTCATCATCCAGCCGGAAGCCAGGGCGAATGATGCGACGGAAGCGAAGAAGGCGCTTGAGGACCGGAAATACCAGAAGGCGAAGGACGGCTACCACCGTCTGGCGGACGACTCGAAGCTGGAGGAGACGAAGGCACGCTACCGGATCGGTGAAGGCGTGGCCGCCTACCGCAACGGCGACTACCGGGAAGCCCGCAGCGCCTTCAGCGGCGCGATGATGACGGATGATCCCAAGGTGGCGTCCAGCGCCCACTTTGGGATGGGCAACACGCTTTTCCAGCTCGGCTGGCAAGGTCTGGCGGATGAATCCTACCCGGCGGAACCGGAGGATGTCCCGGATCTCGATCGCTTTGAAACGCTGGTCAAGGAACGTCTGGCGCAGATGAAGGATTCCGACGAGGAGAGCGCGGGACGCTCCGAGGATTTCATCCGGATGGATTCCCTGATGATGAACTGGGCGGACGCGGTGAGGCACTATGACTCCGCCTCCAGGCTGGATGCGACGAACAAGGGTGCGGTGCAGAACCGTGACACCACCATGATCTATCTGCGCAAGCTGAAGGAACTGCTCGATGAAGGGAAGAAGGATGCCGACCAGTCCATGCCCCAGCAAGGACAGGGCCAGGGGCAGCAGCAGCCCGGCCAAGGGGAAGGCGGCGAGGGCCAGGAAGGCCAGGGCGGAAAGGGTGAACAGGATCAACCCGGCGGCGAGGGGGATGAAAAGGAGGACCGCAATGGCGATGGTGGTGACAAGGAGAAGGAAGAATCCAAGAGCAAGGGGGCCGGAGATCCGAACGAGTCCGCGGAAGAGAAAGCCCGCCGCCTGCTCTCTGAAAACTCGGATCTCGAGAAAGGCCCGTTGTCGCAAGGGCGCGTTGACCAGCGTCCGCCGAAGAAGGATTGGTGA